Within the Candidatus Methylomirabilota bacterium genome, the region CCCGAGCAGCCGAAGAAGCACAAGATCGTCTACCACCTCGACGAGCCCGCGCTCGACAAGACCAGGTTCGTTCTCGCCAACATCGAGAACCACGTCCGCGGCGTCGGCGGCTTCGACCACATCGCGGCGCTCGAGCTGGTCGTCCACGGCCCGGCGCTCAAGCACTTCGTGACGGCCGGCATGGACCCCGGCGTGAAGGACGCGCTCGAGCGCCTCCAGGCGCAGGGGCTCGTCTTCGGCGCGTGCGGCAACACGATGCGCGGCCTCAACATCTCCCTCGAGCAGCTCCCGCACGGGGCCAAACCCCTGCCGCAAGGCGGGGTCGTCCGCATCATGGAGCTCCAGGAGCAGGGGTTCGTCTACATCCACCCCTGACGCGGACTGGGCGCGCTTCACGCCGCGCGCATAGACCCTGAGGCTCGGGTACTCGAAGTCGTAGGGTGGTCGCGTCCGGACCTCCGCCACGGCGAGGCCCGCTCCCTCCATCAGACGCGCCATCTCGTCCGGCTCGAAGAGCGTCGCGTCCACAGATACGCCCTGGCCGAACCAGTCCTCGGCGTGCACCTCGCCCTCGCCGCCGTGGAACGCGAGCAGCGCGACGCCGCCCGGCGCGAGGACGCGCGCGATCTCGGCGAGGGCCTTGGGCGCGGCGCCGCGCTCGAGATGGATCAGCGAGTAGAAGGCGACGACGCCCGCCAGCGCGCCATCGGGCAGGGGGAGGGCGCGCATGTCGCCCTGCTCGAAGCTCATCCCGGGGTTCAGCTCTCGCGCGAGGGCGACCATACGGGGCGAGAGGTCGATGCCGAAGACGTCCGAGCCGCGCCCGGCCAGGTAGCGCCCGACGTGGCCCGGACCGCAACCGAGGTCGCACACGCGGCCCCGGCCGCGGACGTCGGCGGCGAAGCGGTCGAGCAGCTCACGGTCGAAAGGTTTCTGCTCGAGCTCGGTGAAGAACTTCTCGGCGTAGGCGCGCGCGACCCGATCGTACACGCCCGCGAGGTCGGGGTTCCAGGGGCGCGCCATCCGCCGATTGTGCCACGCGTCCGTATCCATATCGCGGCGTTGACGCGGACGCTGGGGACGCGTAGGCAAGGGTATGGCGATCGAGAGCTGGCCCGAGGCCGAGCGTCCCCGGGAGCGCCTCTGCTGGAACGGGCCCGAGGCGCTCTCCGACGCGGAGCTCCTCGCCATCCAGCTCGGCTCGGGCACGCGGGGCAAGACCGCGGTGGACGTGGCGCGCGAGATGCTCGCCGCCTACGGCTCGCTCGCGGGAATCGCCGGGCGCGAGGTCGGCGAGCTGGCGCAGCACGAGGGCGTCGGGCCGGTCAAGGCGGCGAGGCTCGTGGCCGCGTTCGAGCTCACGCGCCGGCTCCGCGCGCGGACGCCGGGCACGCGGGTGGTGCTCTCGAGCCCCGCCGCCGTGCACGCCGCGTACGGCCCGCTCATGGAAGACCTCCCGCGCGAGGTCTTCCGTGTGGCGCTCCTCGACGCCCAGAACGGCCTCCTGCGCGACCGGGTGATCTCGGAGGGCACCCTCTCGGCGAGCCTCGTCCACCCGCGCGAGGTCTTCAAGCCGGCGATCCTCGAGGCCGCGGCCTCGGTCGTCCTGCTCCACAACCACCCGAGCGGCGACCCGACGCCGAGCCGCGAGGACATCCGGCTCACGCGCCAGCTCGTCGAGTGCGCGCGGCTTCTCGACCTCAGGGTCCACGACCACGTGGTGATCGGGCACGGTCGGTTCGTGAGCCTGGCCGAACGCGGTATCATCTAGCCGCCAGCCGAACGCGGTATCATCTAGACGACATGGGGATCAGCGTCAGGGGCGTGGGGCACGTGGTCCTGAAGGTGCGGGACCTGGAGCGCTCGGCCCGGTTCTATCGCGAGGTCATCGGCCTCACGGAGGTTGCCCGGCTCGGCGACCGGATGGCGTTCTTCTCGGCCACCGGCCAGAACCATCACGATCTCGCGGTCCTGGAGGTCGGCGCAGAGGCGGCGCCCGCACCGGCGGACGGCGTCGGGCTCTACCACGTGGCGCTGAAGATCGGCGACAGCCTCGACGACCTGAAACAGGCGAAGGCCCACCTGGAATCGCACGGGATCACGCGCGTCCGCGTGTCGAACCACCGGGTGAGCCAGTCGATCTACCTGAACGATCCCGACGGCAACGGGCTCGAGCTGTTCGTGGACGCCGACCCGTCGATTTGGCGGGAGAACCCCGCCGCGGTCGCCCACGTCGAGCCGCTCGAGCTCTAAACGCACTTGAGGTTGCCGAGCGAGCCGGTGCGGGCGGACCCCGCCCAGCCGCCGGCCTCCGCTGCAAACCTCTTCGTCGGCACCCGCGCGCGAGCGCCCGCCCGTC harbors:
- a CDS encoding VOC family protein, with translation MGISVRGVGHVVLKVRDLERSARFYREVIGLTEVARLGDRMAFFSATGQNHHDLAVLEVGAEAAPAPADGVGLYHVALKIGDSLDDLKQAKAHLESHGITRVRVSNHRVSQSIYLNDPDGNGLELFVDADPSIWRENPAAVAHVEPLEL
- the radC gene encoding DNA repair protein RadC, translating into MAIESWPEAERPRERLCWNGPEALSDAELLAIQLGSGTRGKTAVDVAREMLAAYGSLAGIAGREVGELAQHEGVGPVKAARLVAAFELTRRLRARTPGTRVVLSSPAAVHAAYGPLMEDLPREVFRVALLDAQNGLLRDRVISEGTLSASLVHPREVFKPAILEAAASVVLLHNHPSGDPTPSREDIRLTRQLVECARLLDLRVHDHVVIGHGRFVSLAERGII